The sequence TCTAGAAAGTGTTTGATAAGAAACCTCATACAGAGTCATAAGAGCCCATGGTTATGCAGGTAGTATGTTGGTGTGGATCGATAATTGATTAATGGGCAGGAAATAGCGAGTGGGGAATAAGGgaatttttttccccagggtggtgaCCTGGAAGCAGTGGGATCCAACAGGGATCAGCGTTGGGaccgcaactgtttacaataaatATAAATGATCCATAGGAAGGAGCTGAGCGGACTGTcgccaaatttgtagatgacatcaaaataggtGGAAAAGTAAGTTGTCAGAGTGATACAGGTGAAAGAGAGAGGTAGCTCAGCTAAGAAAGAGGGCAAACGGTTGGCAAACGCAGCATGATGTGGAAAAATAGGAAGTTATAAGGGGAGAACAAgatatttagattacttacagtgtgggaacaggcccttcagcccaacaagtccacactgatgcacAACCCACCTAtatccctacacctaacactacaggcaatttagcatggccaattcaccctaacctgcacatctttggactgtgggaggaaaccggagcactgggaggaaacccacacagacacagggagaatgtgcaaactccacacagacagtcgtcgaaggctggaattgaacccaggtctgctggcgctgtgaggccagTCAAAGGGACGTGGAATACAGAAAGCTATCACCACAAGGAATCaggatggcaaatggagtgtgttggcctttatttcaagagggttggagtagAAGAAGAGGGAAGTCTTATCAtgactgtacaaggtgctggggagagcACATCTGCggcactgtgagcagttttggtccctttctATAGagtcagttcagagaaggttgattAAGATGGAGTGACGGTCTAATGAGCCAAGGCTCCTGCTGACTGGAGtggagaagactgagaggtgatctcgCTGAAACATGTCAGATTCTTCAGAGACTTGACATGGTAAAGGCGGAGAGGTTGTTCAGTGGGAGAGGATGGGACGAGAggagcatagtctcagaataaagaggtgccCATTTAACCTGCCCTGAGGAGGAAACTCATCTCTCTCTCAGGTTGTgggtctttggaactcattgcacagtgagctgtgggggcagagtcctcaTGTAGATTAAAggctgagatcgatagattcttgatcaggtgagggtgagggaaaCGATCAAACAATAACAAAGaagaaagaacagtacagcacaagatcaggcccttcagcccctccaGGCCTGCGCCGACACATTTcacccttccatactaaaactgtcttcactggcAGGACCcttatccctctgttcccttcctattcatgtatttgtccagatgaatgctgctgttgtgtcagCTCCCTCCTATCATTGTACATCCTGATTCCTCTCTATATCATTGCTCACCCAGATTCCTCTACATATCAttgtacacccaggtccctctgtatatTCCCCCCCCCCGAGTGTGTAGGTAGATTCCGGGGTCACTCCCCACCAGAGTATGCCGATGGAGTCCGTTGTCACTCCCTGCCCAGAGTGTGTCGGTAGAGTTTGGGAACAACCCTCAGAATGTGTCGGTAGTGTTCACGGTCACCCGCCCCGGATTGTATTGGTATAGTCCGTGATCATTCCCCGGAGTGTGTCGGTATATTCTGGGTTAACCTCCCTAGAGTGTGTCGGTATATTCTGGGATAACCCCACCTCCCCCGGTGTGTATTGGTATAGTCCAGGATCACCCCTTGGAGTGTGTTGGTATAGTCGGGGATCACACTCCTGGAGTGTGTCGGTATATTCTGGGTTAACCTCCCTGGAGTGTGCCGGTGTAGTCAGGGATCATCCCCCTGGAGTGTGTTGGTATAGTCTGGGTTCGTTCCTCCCGGAGTGTGTTGGTATCGTCTGGGATCACCCCCCTGGAGATTGTTGGTGTAGTCTGGGATCAACTCCCTGGAATGTGTTGGTATAGTCTGGGATGTCTCCCTGGATTGTGTAGGTATAGTCCAGGATCACACCCCGGAATGTGTTGGTATAGTCTGGGATCCGCCCCCCCCGGATTGTGTCAGTGTAGTCTGGGATCACTCCCCTGGAGTGTGTCGGTATAGTCTGTGATCACTCCCCCCCAGAGTGTGTTGGGATAGTCTGGGATCCGCTTCCTGGAATGTGTTGGTATAGTCTGGGATCAGCCTCCCTGGAGTGTGTTGGCATAGTCTGGGATCAGCCCCCCTGGTGTGTGTTGGTATAGTCCAGGATCCCCCCCCAGAGTGTGTTGGTATAGTCCGGGATCACCCCCCTGGAGAGTGTTGGTATAGTCTGGGATCAGCCCCCCCTGGAGTGTGTTGGTATAGTCCAGGATCACCCCCCTGGAGAGTGTTGGTATAGTCTGGGATCGGCCCCCCCCCCCGGATTGTGTCGGTATAGTCTgggatcacccccccccccccccggagtgTGTCGGTATAGTCTGGGATCACCCCCTTGGAGTGTGTTTGTATAGTCCGGGATCCCCCCCCCCGGGGTGTGTAGGTTGAGCCCACAgtcctccccccagccccagagTGTGTCGGTCGACCGTGCGATGTGCTAATCCTTCCCTTCCCCTTACAGAAAGATGTCCAATCAATCGTGCACCTTCTCGAATTCCTCGGTGACCATCGAGCGTACCACCTTCACCGTGCTCTACAGTGTGATCATCGTGCTCGGCCTCTCTCTCAATGTGCTTGCCCTGTGgatcttctgctttcacatccagcAGCGATCTGGCACCACCTTCTACATGATGAACCTGGCCATTGTGGACATCTTTTTGGTCTGCTTCTTGCCATTCCGGATCGTTGCGTACTACAGGGAGGACAGGCTGTCGTGCGAGATCGCCGGCATCATCTTCCTGATCAACATGTACACCAGCATCTTCTTCCTGGCCTGCATCAGTCTGGATCGCTGCCTGGCCACAGTTTTGCCCTTTAAGGTGAGGATTTACCACCTACGCAGAGCAGCGCCCTGGGTCAGTGGCTTGGTGTGGCTGCTCACTGTGggctgtagcctccccacctacCTCAGATGGAAATTCACGCTCAACGTGACCAGTAGTTACAACTGCCTGGAGCCCATCGTCGTCACCAATGAACTCCCAAGGATCTTCACCCTCGCCATCGGGTTTGGGCTTCCCTATGGTTTGGTCCTCACCAGCTCACTCCTCGCCCTCGTGAAGATGAGAAAGGCCAAACTATCGCTCACCCTGAACATCCGCAAAACCCAGAACATGATCCTGGCCAATTTCCTGGTCTTCACCTTTTGCTTCCTGCCTTACCATGCATTCCTGGTCCTTTACAGGAAGGAGAACTACCATTGGAACTGTAGCAGTCGGCTGCTCTTCCAGATAACCCAGATCCTCGCCAGTGCCAACACGGTCTTTGACCCCATGATCTATTACTTCACCACAGAAGCGTTTCAGAAAACTCACTTGATGAAGACTGTGCGCAACATGTTTTGTTGCAAGTCCagcactgaggagcaggaaaaatacTCTGTGCAGTACAGGGAGTCATACAAGAAATCATCAGAAGCTTCTCTCTTTTTATAGCATTGCATGAAACAATCTGCCAATTTTGGTACATCTCTCAAACcccagtttgctgtttttctgacctttgtttctgttttagtttcgatACTTCCTTATTGATAAACACCCAGAATATTGTCTACTACTTCAATTTCTGAGCACCAGATCCACAGTAGAGCTCCCTCTACTCCTTTGAGCACAAGTAAAGTTTAtccttattcttctgaactgcaagtggagctccctctacactgtctcccctcaAATgtccccagggcagggacagcatcgGATGAGATACAGaagaaagctccctctacactgtcccatcaaacactcccagaacagggacagcatggggttggctacagagtaaagctctctttacactgtcccccatcaaacactcccaggacagggacagcatagggttatatacagagtaaatctccctctgcactgtcccatcaaacactcccaagacagggacagcacggggttagatacagagtaaatctccctctacgctgtccccccatcaaacactcccaggacagggacagcacagggttagatacagagtaaagctctctttacactgtcccccatcaaacactcccaggacagggacagcacggggttagatacagagtaaatctccctctacgctgtccccccatcaaacactcccaggacagggacagcacagggttagatacagagtaaaactctctttacactgtcccccatcaaacactcccaggacagggacagcatggggttagatacagagtaaagctgcctggACTCTTTTATTAAAACAGGAAGTCAAAAATGATGATGAAACAGTCCCTGCTGGGGCACGGTCAAACAGAAAATTACTAAATTGAAATAACAATGACTGGGTCAATGATACACTCCAGCCCTGGCCGGGCCTAGCGTCCTGGAACAGCCCTGACTGTGCTGGTGCACCCCCTCCCTAGGGAGACCCTGAGCACCGATGTAACCGCAAAAGGGGAGCAGGATAACCTTCACGGTCACGGTCCCCTTGGCTGGGCCACACAGCCAGCAGGAGGCATCCTGCCCGCACCAGCGATCAGGAGCCTGGGGTTGAAACATGGCCGGAGTCAAAAGGGAGACAGCAGCTTCGTAAAACCACAAGAGGCAGCAGGTGGAACCGTTCTGCACAGACCTCAAACATGGACTGCTCCAGGCAACAAAACATCTCCACGCTGCCTGGCACCCATAGAAATAACCCGTACaggcatagagtcagagagatgtacagcacggaaacagacctttcagcccaacccgtccatgcaaccagatatcccaacctgatctagtcccacctgccagcacacagcctatatccctccaaacccttcctattcatatatccatccaaatgcctcttaaatgttgcaattgtaccagcctccaccacatcttctggcaactcattctatacacacatgaccctctgtgtgaaaaagttgcctcttagttcccttttatatctttcccctctcaccctgaacctataccctctagttctagactctcccaccccagggaaaagaccttgtctatttaccctatccatgcccctcatgattttataaacctctataaggtcacccctcagcctccgactctccagggaaaacagcccagcctgttcagcctctccctgtagctcaaaccctccaactctggcaacatcattgtaaatcttttctgaatcctttcaagtttcacaacatagcagggagaccaaaattgaacgcagtattccaacagtggcctaaccaatgtcctgtacagccgcaacatgacctcccgac is a genomic window of Hemiscyllium ocellatum isolate sHemOce1 chromosome 44, sHemOce1.pat.X.cur, whole genome shotgun sequence containing:
- the LOC132835164 gene encoding lysophosphatidic acid receptor 4-like, translated to MSNQSCTFSNSSVTIERTTFTVLYSVIIVLGLSLNVLALWIFCFHIQQRSGTTFYMMNLAIVDIFLVCFLPFRIVAYYREDRLSCEIAGIIFLINMYTSIFFLACISLDRCLATVLPFKVRIYHLRRAAPWVSGLVWLLTVGCSLPTYLRWKFTLNVTSSYNCLEPIVVTNELPRIFTLAIGFGLPYGLVLTSSLLALVKMRKAKLSLTLNIRKTQNMILANFLVFTFCFLPYHAFLVLYRKENYHWNCSSRLLFQITQILASANTVFDPMIYYFTTEAFQKTHLMKTVRNMFCCKSSTEEQEKYSVQYRESYKKSSEASLFL